Genomic DNA from Peribacillus sp. FSL H8-0477:
ACTTCTTTTTCAAATCGTTTAATAATTTTCTCGGCAATCCCATTCACGCAGCCGACCGTTGGAACAATCCAAAGCTCATTTCTGATTCCGACTAATCCATTCCTTCGTCTATAGCCTTTAAATGTTAGCTGTTCATTTTCAAAAGGATTTTCGGTTAACTTTTGCTTGTAGCTGTATTCCTGTGTCCCAGACAAATTCGTTTTCGTATTATGCGTGTGAACCCACTCACCAACTCCAATATCTTCTAGGGCGTGACCGATTGGAAAGCCGTATTTCATCACATGGTCACCTTTTTTTAAATCCTTCAAAGCTACTTTATGCCCTCGATCAACCTCTTGTTTGATGACTATTTCGCTACCATTGACAACGATTTTCTCTTCTTTAGCCAGCTTTCGTAAAGCCAAGACAATATTGTCCTGTTCCGTAATCTGCATAATATCCTTCATGAAATCCACTCCTTTTTGACACTCATCATTGCCTCTCTTATTCCAGCTTGTTCAATCTGCTTCAGGTTGTCTGTCACCAATTCCGTTAGACCGGCTACGCTGGTTAAATTCATTCCCCAAATACCTTCGTTACTCAGACAGCTTTCGACAAATTGCTGGAGTGTCATCTTTTGCTCATCCACTGCTCTCCATGATGCGGCAAACCAGTCTAGCACAGCTGCATCGTCTTCTCTTTCCCCCCGATAAAAGCTTAATAAGGCGGCTAAGGAAAAAACGATTCGCTGCGGCAGTTCTTTTTTCTTCTCTAGGTAATCCAAGAGAGTTGGTAAAATCCTCGCTGTAAATTTAGAGGTTGAATTTAAGCTTATGCTTAGTAAATAATGCTTAAAGTATGGATTTCTAAACCGATTAATTACATCATTAGCGAACACCTTTACATCAGAGTTGAGCGTCGGCACAATTTCTTCATAAATCAGTTCATGAATATAACGGCCGACTTCCTCGTCCTCCACCGCTTCTGCTACCGTTTCCAATCCAGCTAAATAACCAATCGGGGTCATCGCTGTATGAGCCCCATTTAAAATCCTCACTTTTTGTGTACGGTAAGGCGTTAAATCATCGACAATAAACGTGTTTAAAGCCACTTGATCAATGGGGAATTCATCCTTAATCCACTGCGGACCTTCAATCACCCACTGATGGTACTGTTCGCCGACCACGACTAAATCGTCTTGATACCCTAACTCTTCTGTAATTTCATCAATATTGTCTTTTGGGAAACCAGGTACGATACGGTCTACTAAACTATTACAAAATGTGTTGTTTTGCATAATCCATGAAACAAACTCTTCACCCAGATTCCAGAGCTCTGCATATTGAAGAACGATTTCTCTCAACTTAATTCCGTTCTCTTCAATTAATTCACAAGGAATCACAATACAGCCTTTTTGCTGATCTCCGTTGAATGCTTGAAAACGGTGGTATAAGAACGCTGTTAGTTTTCCTGGAAAACTAATCTGCGGCCGGTCTTCTAACCTGTCCTTCGGTTCAAAATAAATCCCTGCTTCGGTTGTATTCGAAATAACGAATCGCAGCTCTTCACTGTGTGCTAATTCGATATATTGGTGATAATCAGTAAACAAATCAATGCCTCTGCTAATCGTATCAACGATCATATGTTCATTAACGGCTTTATTCTCTTTCATTCCTTGCAGGTATAAAGTAAATAAGCCCTCTTGTTCATTGAGTCCGACAATTTTATTCGTTCCCTTTGGCTGAACAACCACCACACTTCCGTTAAAATTGGTTTCCTTATTCAGAACATATAACTGCCAATCGACAAAGGCGCGTAAGAAATTCCCTTCTCCAAACTGAAGGACCTTTTCAGGATAGACAGGATAGTCTTTGCCTATTTTTCTACTTAATTTCTCCACTTTTATTTTTCCTCCTCTCAAAATGCACACGTTAACAATTTAGGTAACCCTAAACGGGTCTCATTCGTTCACGGAATTCCGAACTATTAATTCCGTATTAACAAAGATAAGTTCGCCGCGTTCACTCGGCTGCTCCATCAAATCTACTAATTTTTCAGCTCCAATAATACTAATCTCTTCAATCGGTCTCTTCACCGTGGTTAATTGCGGCGTGGTATATTGGGCAAAACCAATATCATCGAATCCGATAATTGATACATCATCTGGAACCTTTAACTGATGAGCAAAGACTGAATTCATTGCTCCGAGCGCCATATCATCGTTGGAACAAAATACAGCAGTCGGCGGCTTTTCCATCGAAAGCAGCTTTTCCATTGCCTGATACCCGCTCTGCATATCATAATTCCCTTTGACCATATACTCACTTTTAATCGGAATTTGATAATCAATCAACGCTTTTACGTACCCGTCTCTACGTTTGAGAGTTGAATTGAATCCTTCCTTCCCTTCAATAATCGCAATGTCTTGATGCCCTTTTTGTATCAAATGTTCAACCGCCTGATACGCACCTTCGCGATCATTCGATAAGATATTAATCAGTTTCTTTTCATCCACTTGCCGGTTTAAGACAACGAGCGGG
This window encodes:
- a CDS encoding LacI family DNA-binding transcriptional regulator, producing the protein MVTIKDIASLLNVSHTTVSRALNNSPLIKEDTRKKILDLASQLDYTPNYNAKNLVLKKSHTIGLFFTSISNGTSPSFFSDTIKGVNSVINEQLNLFVRGIDDYHDFSTINSGRFDGIILVSQSDEDNIFIYHVLQKKIPLVVLNRQVDEKKLINILSNDREGAYQAVEHLIQKGHQDIAIIEGKEGFNSTLKRRDGYVKALIDYQIPIKSEYMVKGNYDMQSGYQAMEKLLSMEKPPTAVFCSNDDMALGAMNSVFAHQLKVPDDVSIIGFDDIGFAQYTTPQLTTVKRPIEEISIIGAEKLVDLMEQPSERGELIFVNTELIVRNSVNE
- a CDS encoding tagaturonate reductase, with product MEKLSRKIGKDYPVYPEKVLQFGEGNFLRAFVDWQLYVLNKETNFNGSVVVVQPKGTNKIVGLNEQEGLFTLYLQGMKENKAVNEHMIVDTISRGIDLFTDYHQYIELAHSEELRFVISNTTEAGIYFEPKDRLEDRPQISFPGKLTAFLYHRFQAFNGDQQKGCIVIPCELIEENGIKLREIVLQYAELWNLGEEFVSWIMQNNTFCNSLVDRIVPGFPKDNIDEITEELGYQDDLVVVGEQYHQWVIEGPQWIKDEFPIDQVALNTFIVDDLTPYRTQKVRILNGAHTAMTPIGYLAGLETVAEAVEDEEVGRYIHELIYEEIVPTLNSDVKVFANDVINRFRNPYFKHYLLSISLNSTSKFTARILPTLLDYLEKKKELPQRIVFSLAALLSFYRGEREDDAAVLDWFAASWRAVDEQKMTLQQFVESCLSNEGIWGMNLTSVAGLTELVTDNLKQIEQAGIREAMMSVKKEWIS